The proteins below are encoded in one region of Pontibacter deserti:
- the holA gene encoding DNA polymerase III subunit delta has protein sequence MAHTPESILEQLQKRNFAPVYFLQGEEPYYIDLISDYIEQHALQEHEKGFNQVVIYGKDVDVATVLLQAKRFPMMADRSVVIVKEAQSIQDIDKEEGAKQLEAYLQNPLPSTILVLGYKHKTLDGRKSISKAFAQHAVMLTTKKLYDNQVPAWVNSYLKSKNIKATPQAVQQLSDFIGADLSRLANEIDKLLLNLKPGQTIDERVVQENVGISKEYNIFELQAAIIAQDALKANRIVNYFEANPKNNPVIPNIGMLFSFFTKLLSLQAATDKSEAGIKKLLGQQAWKVKEYQYAMRIYPINRVADIIHFIRVADLQSKGITGGDMSEADILRELVFKILHPVPKALPV, from the coding sequence ATGGCGCACACCCCCGAGAGTATTTTAGAACAACTCCAGAAACGCAATTTTGCTCCCGTATACTTCCTGCAGGGCGAGGAACCTTATTACATCGACCTGATTTCGGACTATATAGAGCAACATGCATTGCAGGAGCACGAGAAAGGCTTTAACCAGGTAGTTATCTATGGTAAGGATGTGGATGTGGCAACGGTACTACTACAGGCAAAGCGCTTCCCGATGATGGCCGACCGCTCGGTGGTTATAGTTAAAGAAGCCCAAAGTATACAGGATATAGACAAAGAAGAAGGAGCGAAGCAACTCGAAGCATACCTGCAGAATCCGTTACCTTCCACCATACTGGTGCTCGGGTACAAGCACAAAACACTGGACGGCCGGAAGTCTATATCAAAGGCTTTTGCGCAGCACGCTGTCATGCTGACTACCAAAAAGCTTTATGACAACCAGGTGCCGGCATGGGTTAACAGCTACCTGAAATCTAAAAATATCAAAGCTACGCCGCAGGCAGTACAGCAACTCAGTGATTTTATAGGTGCAGACCTGTCAAGGTTAGCAAATGAGATAGACAAGTTGTTACTGAACCTGAAGCCGGGGCAGACAATTGATGAGCGTGTAGTACAGGAAAATGTAGGCATCAGTAAAGAGTATAATATCTTTGAACTGCAGGCTGCTATCATTGCCCAGGATGCTTTAAAGGCAAACCGCATTGTAAATTACTTTGAGGCCAATCCCAAAAATAACCCGGTAATTCCTAACATAGGTATGTTGTTTTCGTTTTTTACGAAACTCCTGAGCCTGCAGGCTGCCACTGATAAATCGGAAGCTGGTATTAAAAAGTTGTTAGGACAGCAAGCCTGGAAGGTAAAGGAATACCAGTATGCCATGCGCATTTATCCTATAAACAGAGTTGCAGATATCATACATTTTATCAGGGTAGCGGACCTTCAATCGAAAGGTATAACCGGGGGCGATATGAGTGAAGCTGATATTCTGCGGGAGTTGGTGTTTAAGATTTTGCATCCGGTGCCCAAAGCGTTACCTGTTTAA